Within Oceanispirochaeta sp., the genomic segment ACTGATTGGCCTCTTAATCAGAACCTTTGAGGCCGTCAGGGCCAAAGGAATTGATCCCGGCATCATTCATGCGGCCAATTCGGGAGCCATCATCACTCACCCGGAGGCTCACTTTGATATGGTCCGTCCGGGAATCTGTCTCTACGGATACTATCCGGACCATAGAATGGTAAAAACAGTTGATTTCAAGCCAGTCATGGATTTGGTTTCAAGACTTTCCTTTCTCAAGAAGGTTCAAAAGGGGAGTCCCATCTCCTACGGAAGAACCTGGCTTGCTCCGGAAGATACCTGGATTGCCACGATTCCTGCGGGCTATGCCGACGGATACAACCGTCTTCTTTCATCCCGGGGGAGGGTCCTGGTGAAGGGGAAGTCCTGTCTTGTTACCGGACGTGTCTGTATGGATCAATTTATGATCGATTTGGGAGCCGAAACAGAGGCGGTTTTATTTGATGAAGTCCTCCTCTTCGGTGGGGCCGAGGGAGGCATGACGGCGGGAGACATCGCCGCATTGGCCGGCACCATTCCCTATGAAATAACCTGTAATATCAATAAAAGAGTGCCCAGGGATTATAAAGTTAGTGGCCGTACTTTTTTCTGAGATTTTCAAAGTTCCTGCCGAAGAACTCTTCTACCTTCTCTCCCAGGGAATGACTCACCTCGGCGATATAGAAATCATGGATGATGTATCCTTC encodes:
- the alr gene encoding alanine racemase; its protein translation is MQAENKRATRAVIHLDHIIHNLECIKQLTGGDKKICIAVKADAYGHGALEISRKALDWGVDFLAVATVYEGIILRKAGIDAPLILFGFALDEEIPEIVSHGFTPFVGDAAYAARLDEEAFRQGVILNVHMKIDTGMGRIGVSPEGAPLLAENLVEMKNLKLEGVCTHLPVSDSPLEDDLHFTEELIGLLIRTFEAVRAKGIDPGIIHAANSGAIITHPEAHFDMVRPGICLYGYYPDHRMVKTVDFKPVMDLVSRLSFLKKVQKGSPISYGRTWLAPEDTWIATIPAGYADGYNRLLSSRGRVLVKGKSCLVTGRVCMDQFMIDLGAETEAVLFDEVLLFGGAEGGMTAGDIAALAGTIPYEITCNINKRVPRDYKVSGRTFF